Proteins from a genomic interval of Cucumis melo cultivar AY chromosome 7, USDA_Cmelo_AY_1.0, whole genome shotgun sequence:
- the LOC103493675 gene encoding peptidyl-prolyl cis-trans isomerase CYP57 isoform X2 has protein sequence MSTVYVLEPPTRGKVVLNTTCGPLDIELWPKEAPKAVRNFVQLCLEGYYDNTIFHRIIKDFIVQGGDPTGSGTGGESIYGGVFPDEFHSRLRFKHRGLVACANAGSPHSNGSQFFITLSRCDDLDKKHTIFGKVTGDSIYNLTSLGEFETDKDDRPVDPPKIKSIEVLWNPFDDIVPRAPAKLVVTSTVDSENRDTKKKAVKKLNLLSFGEEAEEDEKELAAVKKKIKSSHDVLDDPRLLKSEIPSSELDSKRTREMQLSVRETLASKKQESRRDSEAENSDLPQYSDSDDDETNFDARMRQQILRKRTELGDAPSHQKSKNGTSDSKNHEGSTRRPDTEKTKREQPKVEKLSLKKKGIGSEARAERMANADSDLQLLGDAERGRQLQKLKKRRLQGREDEVLAKLENFKKGFSGKPEPSNADSGGANDDLSDWKSVRLKFTPEPGKDRMSRSDDPNDYVVHDPLLEKGKEKFNKMQAKQKRREREWAGKSLT, from the exons ATGTCGACAGTTTACGTATTAGAGCCGCCGACGAGGGGGAAGGTCGTGCTGAATACCACATGCGGACCGCTCGATATCGAGCTCTGGCCTAAGGAGGCTCCCAAAGCTGTCAGAAATTTCGTTCAGCTCTGTCTTGAAGGCTACTACGACAATACCATCTTTCACCGGATTATCAAGGACTTCATTGTTCAGGGCGGCGATCCTACCGGTAGCGGCACAG GTGGTGAAAGTATATATGGGGGTGTTTTCCCGGATGAGTTTCACTCACGGCTTAGATTCAAGCACAGGGGCTTAGTAGCATGTGCAAATGCGGGGTCGCCTCATTCTAATGGAAGTCAGTTCTTTATAACCCTGAGTCGATGTGATGACCTTGACAAGAAACATACAATTTTCGGAAAG GTCACTGGAGATTCTATCTATAACCTAACAAGTTTGGGTGAGTTCGAAACTGACAAGGATGATCGTCCTGTGGATCCACCCAAGATAAAATCAATTGAG gTATTATGGAATCCATTTGATGATATTGTTCCAAGAGCACCTGCTAAGCTTGTGGTCACATCCACCGTTGATTCTGAAAACAGGGACACTAAGAAGAAAGCTGTGAA aaaattaaatttactATCGTTTGGAGAAGAAGCTGAAGAGGACGAGAAAGAACTGGCAGCtgtgaagaaaaaaattaagagCAGTCATGATGTGTTGGATGATCCACGTTTGCTAAAGTCAGAGATTCCAAGCAGTGAATTG GACAGTAAAAGAACGAGGGAGATGCAGCTATCTGTTAGAGAGACTTTAGCATCAAAGAAACAAGAGTCTCGCAGAGATTCAGAAGCTGAAAATTCTGATCTCCCTCAATACAGTGATAGTGATGATGATGAAACTAACTTTGATGCCCGAATGCGTCAACAGATATTGAGAAAAAGAACAGAGTTGGGAGATGCACCATCTCACCAAAAGTCTAAAAATG GGACCTCTGACTCAAAGAATCATGAAGGATCTACTCGAAG GCCCGATACTGAGAAAACTAAACGTGAGCAACCAAAGGTTGAGAAGTTATCCTTGAAGAAGAAAGGAATTGGATCTGAAGCGAGAGCAGAGCGAATGGCCAATGCTGATTCAGACTTGCAGTTGTTGGGTGATGCTGAAAGAGGAAGACAGCTGCAAAaattgaagaagagaagactTCAAGGACGTGAAGATGAG GTTTTGGCAAAACTTGAGAATTTTAAGAAAGGCTTTTCTGGAAAACCAGAACCTTCAAACGCTGATTCCGGGGGTGCCAATGATGATTTATCAGACTGGAAATCTGTTAGGCTAAAGTTCACACCAGAGCCTGGCAAG GACCGCATGTCACGTAGTGATGATCCAAATGACTATGTTGTACATGACCCTCTTCTCGagaaagggaaagagaaattCAACAAAATGCAAGCCAAACAAAAACGACGTGAACGGGAATGGGCTGGCAAATCTCTTACTTGA
- the LOC103493675 gene encoding peptidyl-prolyl cis-trans isomerase CYP57 isoform X1 yields MSTVYVLEPPTRGKVVLNTTCGPLDIELWPKEAPKAVRNFVQLCLEGYYDNTIFHRIIKDFIVQGGDPTGSGTGGESIYGGVFPDEFHSRLRFKHRGLVACANAGSPHSNGSQFFITLSRCDDLDKKHTIFGKVTGDSIYNLTSLGEFETDKDDRPVDPPKIKSIEVLWNPFDDIVPRAPAKLVVTSTVDSENRDTKKKAVKKLNLLSFGEEAEEDEKELAAVKKKIKSSHDVLDDPRLLKSEIPSSELDSKRTREMQLSVRETLASKKQESRRDSEAENSDLPQYSDSDDDETNFDARMRQQILRKRTELGDAPSHQKSKNGTSDSKNHEGSTRSRPDTEKTKREQPKVEKLSLKKKGIGSEARAERMANADSDLQLLGDAERGRQLQKLKKRRLQGREDEVLAKLENFKKGFSGKPEPSNADSGGANDDLSDWKSVRLKFTPEPGKDRMSRSDDPNDYVVHDPLLEKGKEKFNKMQAKQKRREREWAGKSLT; encoded by the exons ATGTCGACAGTTTACGTATTAGAGCCGCCGACGAGGGGGAAGGTCGTGCTGAATACCACATGCGGACCGCTCGATATCGAGCTCTGGCCTAAGGAGGCTCCCAAAGCTGTCAGAAATTTCGTTCAGCTCTGTCTTGAAGGCTACTACGACAATACCATCTTTCACCGGATTATCAAGGACTTCATTGTTCAGGGCGGCGATCCTACCGGTAGCGGCACAG GTGGTGAAAGTATATATGGGGGTGTTTTCCCGGATGAGTTTCACTCACGGCTTAGATTCAAGCACAGGGGCTTAGTAGCATGTGCAAATGCGGGGTCGCCTCATTCTAATGGAAGTCAGTTCTTTATAACCCTGAGTCGATGTGATGACCTTGACAAGAAACATACAATTTTCGGAAAG GTCACTGGAGATTCTATCTATAACCTAACAAGTTTGGGTGAGTTCGAAACTGACAAGGATGATCGTCCTGTGGATCCACCCAAGATAAAATCAATTGAG gTATTATGGAATCCATTTGATGATATTGTTCCAAGAGCACCTGCTAAGCTTGTGGTCACATCCACCGTTGATTCTGAAAACAGGGACACTAAGAAGAAAGCTGTGAA aaaattaaatttactATCGTTTGGAGAAGAAGCTGAAGAGGACGAGAAAGAACTGGCAGCtgtgaagaaaaaaattaagagCAGTCATGATGTGTTGGATGATCCACGTTTGCTAAAGTCAGAGATTCCAAGCAGTGAATTG GACAGTAAAAGAACGAGGGAGATGCAGCTATCTGTTAGAGAGACTTTAGCATCAAAGAAACAAGAGTCTCGCAGAGATTCAGAAGCTGAAAATTCTGATCTCCCTCAATACAGTGATAGTGATGATGATGAAACTAACTTTGATGCCCGAATGCGTCAACAGATATTGAGAAAAAGAACAGAGTTGGGAGATGCACCATCTCACCAAAAGTCTAAAAATG GGACCTCTGACTCAAAGAATCATGAAGGATCTACTCGAAG CAGGCCCGATACTGAGAAAACTAAACGTGAGCAACCAAAGGTTGAGAAGTTATCCTTGAAGAAGAAAGGAATTGGATCTGAAGCGAGAGCAGAGCGAATGGCCAATGCTGATTCAGACTTGCAGTTGTTGGGTGATGCTGAAAGAGGAAGACAGCTGCAAAaattgaagaagagaagactTCAAGGACGTGAAGATGAG GTTTTGGCAAAACTTGAGAATTTTAAGAAAGGCTTTTCTGGAAAACCAGAACCTTCAAACGCTGATTCCGGGGGTGCCAATGATGATTTATCAGACTGGAAATCTGTTAGGCTAAAGTTCACACCAGAGCCTGGCAAG GACCGCATGTCACGTAGTGATGATCCAAATGACTATGTTGTACATGACCCTCTTCTCGagaaagggaaagagaaattCAACAAAATGCAAGCCAAACAAAAACGACGTGAACGGGAATGGGCTGGCAAATCTCTTACTTGA